A DNA window from Macadamia integrifolia cultivar HAES 741 chromosome 4, SCU_Mint_v3, whole genome shotgun sequence contains the following coding sequences:
- the LOC122076132 gene encoding serine/threonine-protein phosphatase 7 long form homolog isoform X3, translated as MLFVLPGHICCIFLELPYLLTHPEIWALMRASRKNTANIGGSMTLFTVWAYERLGVGRPDVVRLCRPFPRAVRWKCRRRTDNIHNCYRPYRQELDQLKECEVNWQPYATLASAPLVGLIGSYIGLARTWLIHFNVVEMHLPDRCLRQFGLEQNVPQSVARWQRHTVARLGIDYKDLFQREVSEWTYFNDSFEIVNAPPESNPGITQSNYLQWYLRVSHVRIHPPHEVDDQRPNEYRLKGYGDSEALDLRRLIHRVTTKLRPLLEPLLIDDVGVEINELVDTLAKEGYDDSCPNTYVKHIDNPLPTTVEGISSTTEFEKYSGSDESVSNSDSSTYSTRSPQARPQSVDENVAVSVGNDHCFQHSIVPTQITSGAVSSSAFVDTINHIEIGNIESDTSQIRHVQISVSSGGSLSNSVVECDDTTLLVPPSEHQIIYPLGVGLPDTEKSLQQTVSTGATTDVIKQSMVT; from the exons GTATGGGCTTATGAGCGCCTAGGGGTTGGTAGACCAGATGTTGTTCGCCTATGTAGGCCTTTCCCCCGAGCTGTTAGATGGAAATGCCGGCGTAGAACTGACAACATTCATAATTGCTATAGACCGTATCGGCAAGAGCTTGATCAACTTAAGGAATGCGAG GTCAATTGGCAGCCATATGCAACACTTGCGAGTGCTCCTCTTGTTGGTCTTATAGGATCATATATAGGTCTGGCTCGCACATGGCTGATTCATTTCAATGTGGTTGAGATGCATCTTCCAGATCGATGTTTGCGTCAATTTGGACTAGAACAAAATGTGCCTCAAAGTGTCGCTAGATGGCAGCGTCACACGGTGGCTAGGCTAGGCATAGATTATAAGGATTTGTTTCAGCGAGAGGTGAGTGAGTGGACATACTTCAATGACTCCTTCGAAATAGTTAATGCTCCTCCAGAGTCGAACCCAGGAATTACACAATCAAATTACCTTCAGTGGTATCTAAGGGTCAGCCATGTTAGGATTCATCCTCCTCATGAAGTTGACGACCAACGTCCCAATGAGTATAGGTTGAAAGGTTATGGAGATAGTGAAGCATTGGACTTG CGTCGTCTCATCCATCGGGTCACTACAAAGCTCCGACCTCTATTGGAGCCACTTTTAATTGACGATGTAGGTGTGGAGATCAACGAGTTGGTAGATACATTAGCCAAGGAAGGTTATGATGATTCATGTCCTAATACATATGTGAAACACATTGACAATCCTCTCCCCACAACGGTCGAAGGTATTTCTTCAACAACTGAATTTGAAAAGTACAGTGGATCTGATGAATCAGTCTCGAATAGTGACAGTAGTACATATTCCACTCGTAGTCCGCAAGCACGTCCACAATCAGTGGATGAGAATGTGGCAGTGTCTGTAGGCAATGATCATTGCTTTCAACATTCTATTGTCCCCACTCAAATTACATCTGGTGCTGTTTCTAGTTCAGCTTTTGTGGATACTATTAACCACATAGAGATTGGGAACATAGAATCAGATACCAGTCAAATTAGGCATGTTCAGATTAGTGTGTCCTCTGGAGGTTCGTTGTCGAACTCAGTTGTGGAATGTGATGATACAACATTGCTTGTCCCTCCGTCGGAACACCAAATTATTTATCCATTGGGAGTGGGTTTACCTGATACGGAAAAATCCCTGCAACAAACAGTCTCTACAGGGGCCACAACGGATGTGATAAAACAGTCGATGGTTACATGA
- the LOC122076133 gene encoding uncharacterized protein LOC122076133, translating into MELRSFSHLHFIGAIKNGMVEKIINVDSHGRPALRLKTIEAIYESEDAKNLGSCTTFQQQGRGLMSSPFGCGGVKIDRPVLLTGGRKIKTDPELCHLGKDACDDIRKGDMDDLCYSEITLKQLKDRCKTKKRKLPKSVELKKEPGCHLSEYYAKLEPKEDESDLDESLSSWKLKLKKVTAKRKCIKKEVHSPSKSAVSVSASEQTPSSPQSIGDLTGSIKSEIEISEVHSPSISAVSVLVSEQTPSAPQNSPQSTLDLTGSIKSEIEISGPEFSECHNLDGFTFGATVNSHSVVDISANRSDEVAGICERSELAIGQSIFLTTESRSCVVTEVSIECLDQDNSLSSPASSTAGDVMEDSFAGVISQETLSEVINQEKISSPDSELDTNVSITQSNPNVSPMEALSVTNKPGSETCGSYESYSFMQGTSCEMDSSSVMHMPHKLNLDVGFRCTKPDCDGGYILSMETGDGSEEDTLPDPKTNATRNSDVLYMPFQKSHEDFNSPSDFSSIVCSSPTIEVKQKSSLSVEGLMSTGVDTGNDGDTKDDNLPDPETSVMNNRHPLHLISELSYMLESL; encoded by the coding sequence ATGGAATTAAGGAGCTTCAGCCATTTGCATTTTATTGGGGCAATTAAGAATGGTATGGTGGAGAAAATCATCAATGTAGATTCTCATGGAAGACCAGCCTTGAGGCTCAAAACAATAGAGGCTATATATGAATCTGAAGATGCCAAAAATCTAGGTTCCTGCACAACATTTCAGCAGCAAGGAAGGGGGTTGATGAGTTCGCCATTTGGTTGTGGTGGGGTCAAGATTGACAGGCCGGTTCTTCTCACAGGTGGcagaaaaatcaaaactgaCCCTGAACTGTGTCATTTAGGCAAGGATGCTTGTGATGACATAAGAAAAGGTGACATGGATGATCTTTGCTATAGTGAAATTACATTAAAACAGCTTAAGGACAgatgcaaaacaaagaaaaggaaacttcCAAAATCTGTTGAACTGAAAAAAGAACCAGGCTGTCATCTAAGTGAATATTATGCAAAATTGGAACCGAAGGAAGATGAATCTGACCTGGACGAAAGTCTCAGCAGTTGGAAATTAAAGCTGAAAAAAGTAACGGCCAAACGGAAGTGCATTAAGAAAGAAGTGCATTCGCCTTCCAAATCTGCTGTTTCAGTTTCAGCATCTGAACAAACTCCAAGTTCACCTCAAAGTATTGGGGATCTAACTGGATCCATTAAATCTGAGATTGAGATTTCAGAAGTGCATTCACCTTCTATTTCTGCTGTTTCAGTTTTAGTATCTGAACAAACTCCAAGTGCCCCTCAAAATTCACCTCAAAGTACTTTGGATCTAACTGGATCCATTAAATCTGAGATCGAGATTTCAGGACCTGAGTTTTCAGAGTGTCATAATTTGGATGGTTTTACCTTTGGTGCTACTGTCAATTCCCACTCTGTAGTTGATATCAGTGCAAACCGATCTGATGAAGTGGCAGGGATATGTGAGAGAAGTGAGTTGGCCATTGGACAATCAATTTTTCTTACTACAGAGTCTCGAAGTTGTGTTGTTACAGAAGTTTCAATCGAATGCTTGGATCAagacaattctctctcttctcctgcAAGTTCCACGGCAGGGGATGTAATGGAGGACAGTTTTGCCGGGGTGATCAGTCAAGAAACTCTTTCAGAGGTGAtcaatcaagaaaaaatttcttcccCTGATTCCGAACTTGATACAAATGTTAGCATTACTCAATCAAATCCTAATGTAAGCCCTATGGAGGCACTATCAGTCACCAACAAGCCTGGTTCTGAGACATGTGGAAGCTATGAAAGCTATTCATTTATGCAGGGGACATCATGTGAAATGGATAGCAGCTCTGTGATGCATATGCCTCATAAGTTGAACCTTGATGTTGGATTTAGATGCACAAAACCTGACTGTGATGGTGGATATATTTTAAGTATGGAAACTGGAGATGGCAGCGAGGAGGATACCCTTCCTGACCCCAAAACCAATGCTACAAGAAACTCTGATGTCCTTTACATGCCATTTCAGAAGTCTCATGAGGACTTTAATTCTCCTAGTGATTTTAGTTCTATTGTTTGTAGTTCACCTACAATTGAGGTGAAGCAGAAATCATCTTTATCAGTAGAGGGACTGATGTCTACTGGTGTGGATACGGGAAATGATGGTGACACCAAGGATGATAACCTTCCTGATCCTGAAACCAGTGTTATGAACAACAGACATCCTCTACATCTCATCTCAGAATTGTCGTACATGCTTGAATCCTTGTAG